One genomic segment of Gadus chalcogrammus isolate NIFS_2021 chromosome 3, NIFS_Gcha_1.0, whole genome shotgun sequence includes these proteins:
- the LOC130379788 gene encoding uncharacterized protein LOC130379788: MSRKRPLTGQKRNLLFYLKKQPSEKRQRNTLTEQPEQPEPLTGQQTEEQHTGQREQETGQLELQPGQTDKHAEEQQTGQIEAHAEEPQTGQIEAHAEEPQTGQIEAHAEEPQTGQIEAHAEEPQTGQIEAHAEEQQTGQIARPTEQMEEDTEGQTEGSPPIQHQGQKSRALAGASTYRSIFKNEWTSSWPFITRGTLITHYWCAVSRIENSCCHQGVTDVVRHIKTKSHQEKQRALQSSATISQYAMPIPSVGGMSAQDAKTRRAEVKMTAGLGVHNIPLAFADHLGPLLKECFGDSKTAQEYRCARTKSSCITNEAIAPYFTQGLVKEMKKAPYTLVTDGSNDTGISQTI, from the exons ATGTCCCGTAAGAGACCTTTGACAGGACAAAAGCgaaaccttttattttatttaaagaagCAGCCAAGTGaaaaaagacagagaaacacattGACAGAACAGCCAGAACAGCCAGAACCACTGACAGGACAACAGACAGAGGAGCAACACACGGgacagagggagcaggagacagGTCAGCTAGAGCTACAGCCAGGACAGACTGACAAACATGCAGAGGAGCAACAGACAGGACAAATAGAAGCACATGCAGAGGAGCCACAAACAGGACAAATAGAAGCACATGCAGAGGAGCCACAGACAGGACAAATAGAAGCACATGCAGAGGAGCCACAGACAGGACAAATAGAAGCACATGCAGAGGAGCCACAGACAGGACAAATAGAAGCACATGCAGAGGAGCAACAGACAGGACAAATAGCACGACCAACAGAGCAGATGGAAgaagacacagagggacagacagaagggTCTCCCCCAATCCAACACCAGGGCCAGAAGAGTCGTGCTCTGGCTGGAGCATCAACATATAGATCCATTTTCAAAAATGAGTGGACCTCTTCATGGCCATTTATTACGAGAGGGACCCTCATCACACACTACTGGTGTGCAGTGTCCCGAATTGAAAACTCCTGTTGCCATCAGGGTGTGACAGATGTAGTGCGCCACATAAAAACCAAAAGCCACCAAGAAAAGCAACGGGCTCTCCAGTCCTCAGCCACAATATCACAATATGCAATGCCCATTCCCTCTGTTGGGGGCATGTCTGCACAAGATGCTAAG ACAAGAAGAGCTGAGGTCAAAATGACAGCTGGGTTGGGAGTTCACAACATCCCCCTAGCCTTTGCGGACCACCTAGGGCCTCTCCTAAAAGAATGTTTCGGAGATTCGAAGACAGCACAGGAGTACAGGTGTGCTAGGACAAAGTCATCCTGCATTACCAATGAAGCAATAGCGCCATATTTCACACAGGGGCTTGTGAAGGAGATGAAAAAAGCCCCCTATACCCTTGTTACAGATGGGTCAAATGACACTGGTATTTCCCAAACTATTTGA
- the LOC130380117 gene encoding CMP-N-acetylneuraminate-beta-galactosamide-alpha-2,3-sialyltransferase 1-like: MCILVLLEIATTDKHSWIYKVLPWFSLKGLPPCGCNRCVTEDDDPWFTKRFDASLKTFLTRNNTLSERDFRWWKNLQFGNKAFLSYRVAELKVFEIFPQQESFMDSSPERCRTCAVVGNSVNLLGSQYGPLIDFHDVIMRFNTARTVGYEGDVGNKTTLHIMYPESAVDLDDHTHLILFPFKIRDLEWLVSAFTTKSVKMTNKGLKSTVKANQGLVKVLYPGFIQYVHENWLGKKGRYPSTGFMGVVLAMHICDEVSVFGFGADKNGNWRHYWEELRNKHFGTGPHGGGQEYKRILELAKRKKLNFYRGF; the protein is encoded by the exons ATGTGCATACTTGTGCTACTTGAAATTGCTACAACTGACAAACATTCGTGGATTTATAAGGTGCTGCCCTGGTTCAGTCTTAAGGGCTTGCCTCCCTGCGGGTGCAATAGATGTGTTACAGAGGACGATGATCCATGGTTTACGAAACGCTTCGACGCGTCTCTCAAGACCTTTTTGACGCGGAACAACACTCTCTCAGAGCGTGATTTCAGATGGTGGAAG AACTTGCAATTTGGCAATAAGGCCTTTCTCAGCTACAGAGTGGCCGAGCTGAAGGTGTTTGAGATTTTTCCACAACAGGAGAGCTTCATGGACTCCAGCCCTGAACGCTGCAGGACCTGTGCTGTGGTTGGGAATTCAGTTAATTTGCTGGGGTCTCAATATGGACCCCTCATCGACTTTCATGACGTCATCATGAG GTTCAATACAGCTCGTACTGTGGGCTATGAAGGGGATGTGGGGAACAAAACGACTCTCCACATCATGTACCCAGAGAGCGCTGTGGATTTGGATGACCACACACATCTCATATTATTTCCCTTCAAAATAAGGGACCTTGAGTGGCTAGTCAGCGCTTTCACCACAAAATCTGTGAAAAT GACAAACAAAGGGTTGAAATCAACAGTCAAAGCAAATCAGGGTTTG GTAAAGGTTCTCTATCCTGGATTTATCCAATATGTCCATGAAAACTGGCTGGGAAAAAAAGGAAGGTATCCATCCACTGGCTTTATGGGCGTGGTGCTTGCAATGCACATTTGTGATGAG GTCAGTGTATTTGGATTTGGGGCAGACAAGAATGGAAACTGGAGACACTACTGGGAGGAGCTTCGAAACAAACATTTTGGAACTGGACCCCATGGTGGAGGGCAAGAGTACAAACGTATTCTGGAACTAGCAAAGAGGAAAAAGCTGAACTTTTATCGAGGGTTTTGA
- the LOC130379791 gene encoding CMP-N-acetylneuraminate-beta-galactosamide-alpha-2,3-sialyltransferase 1-like isoform X3: MKDQMKKGWLFLLTSVTLTLGLFGIALNYKTDKQVLTSLTERSSQLWHRILPQDLRLCACNRCVTDDDDEWFTKRFNTSINPFLSQDNTLSEPVFNWWKRLQLGNKNFLSYRVAELKVFEIFPGQESFMDSSPDRCRTCAVVGNSVNLLGSHYGSFIDFHDVVIRFNKAPTNGYEEKVGNKTTIRAMFPGSAMDLDNDTNLLFFPFKTLHLEWLTTAFTTTYTSNETVKTTIRANKDLVMVLNPNFISYVHHDWLGRKGKYPSSGFLGLMVAMHICDEFIDISMYVDILEWSMSLDLEQTEMETGDTTGKNFPNLI; encoded by the exons ATGAAGGACCAAATGAAAAAGGGATGGCTCTTCCTACTGACGTCTGTCACATTGACACTGGGCCTATTCGGGATTGCTCTAAACTACAAAACGGACAAACAAGTGCTGACTTCTTTGACTGAGAGATCTTCTCAGTTGTGGCACCGGATCCTGCCTCAGGATTtacgtctgtgtgcgtgcaatcGATGTGTtacagatgatgatgatgaatggtTTACGAAGCGTTTCAACACGTCAATCAATCCGTTTTTGTCACAAGACAACACTCTCTCAGAGCCGGTGTTCAACTGGTGGAAG AGATTGCAGCTTGGCAATAAAAACTTCCTCAGCTACAGAGTGGCCGAGCTGAAGGTGTTTGAGATTTTCCCAGGACAAGAGAGCTTCATGGACTCCAGCCCTGATCGCTGCAGGACCTGTGCTGTGGTTGGGAATTCAGTTAATTTGCTGGGGTCTCACTATGGATCGTTCATTGACTTTCATGATGTCGTCATTAG ATTCAATAAAGCTCCTACCAATGGCTACGAGGAAAAAGTTGGGAACAAAACTACTATTCGCGCCATGTTTCCAGGGAGTGCTATGGACCTGGATAACGACACAAATCTCTTGTTTTTTCCCTTCAAAACACTGCACCTGGAGTGGCTCACTACCGCCTTTACCACAACATATACATCAAA CGAAACTGTGAAAACTACCATCAGAGCAAATAAGGATTTG GTAATGGTTTTAAATCCTAATTTCATCAGCTATGTCCACCACGATTGGTTGGGAAGGAAAGGAAAGTATCCATCGTCAGGTTTCCTGGGTTTGATGGTGGCTATGCACATTTGTGATGAA TTCATAGACATATCAATGTATGTGGACATTTTGGAATG GTCAATGTCTTTGGATTTGGAGCAGACAGAAATGGAGACTGGAGACACTACTGGGAAAAACTTCCCAAACCTCATATAA
- the LOC130379791 gene encoding CMP-N-acetylneuraminate-beta-galactosamide-alpha-2,3-sialyltransferase 1-like isoform X2, whose protein sequence is MKDQMKKGWLFLLTSVTLTLGLFGIALNYKTDKQVLTSLTERSSQLWHRILPQDLRLCACNRCVTDDDDEWFTKRFNTSINPFLSQDNTLSEPVFNWWKRLQLGNKNFLSYRVAELKVFEIFPGQESFMDSSPDRCRTCAVVGNSVNLLGSHYGSFIDFHDVVIRFNKAPTNGYEEKVGNKTTIRAMFPGSAMDLDNDTNLLFFPFKTLHLEWLTTAFTTTYTSNETVKTTIRANKDLVMVLNPNFISYVHHDWLGRKGKYPSSGFLGLMVAMHICDEILANKLFQFIDISMYVDILEWSMSLDLEQTEMETGDTTGKNFPNLI, encoded by the exons ATGAAGGACCAAATGAAAAAGGGATGGCTCTTCCTACTGACGTCTGTCACATTGACACTGGGCCTATTCGGGATTGCTCTAAACTACAAAACGGACAAACAAGTGCTGACTTCTTTGACTGAGAGATCTTCTCAGTTGTGGCACCGGATCCTGCCTCAGGATTtacgtctgtgtgcgtgcaatcGATGTGTtacagatgatgatgatgaatggtTTACGAAGCGTTTCAACACGTCAATCAATCCGTTTTTGTCACAAGACAACACTCTCTCAGAGCCGGTGTTCAACTGGTGGAAG AGATTGCAGCTTGGCAATAAAAACTTCCTCAGCTACAGAGTGGCCGAGCTGAAGGTGTTTGAGATTTTCCCAGGACAAGAGAGCTTCATGGACTCCAGCCCTGATCGCTGCAGGACCTGTGCTGTGGTTGGGAATTCAGTTAATTTGCTGGGGTCTCACTATGGATCGTTCATTGACTTTCATGATGTCGTCATTAG ATTCAATAAAGCTCCTACCAATGGCTACGAGGAAAAAGTTGGGAACAAAACTACTATTCGCGCCATGTTTCCAGGGAGTGCTATGGACCTGGATAACGACACAAATCTCTTGTTTTTTCCCTTCAAAACACTGCACCTGGAGTGGCTCACTACCGCCTTTACCACAACATATACATCAAA CGAAACTGTGAAAACTACCATCAGAGCAAATAAGGATTTG GTAATGGTTTTAAATCCTAATTTCATCAGCTATGTCCACCACGATTGGTTGGGAAGGAAAGGAAAGTATCCATCGTCAGGTTTCCTGGGTTTGATGGTGGCTATGCACATTTGTGATGAA ATATTGGCTAACAAACTGTTTCAGTTCATAGACATATCAATGTATGTGGACATTTTGGAATG GTCAATGTCTTTGGATTTGGAGCAGACAGAAATGGAGACTGGAGACACTACTGGGAAAAACTTCCCAAACCTCATATAA
- the LOC130379791 gene encoding CMP-N-acetylneuraminate-beta-galactosamide-alpha-2,3-sialyltransferase 1-like isoform X1 — translation MKDQMKKGWLFLLTSVTLTLGLFGIALNYKTDKQVLTSLTERSSQLWHRILPQDLRLCACNRCVTDDDDEWFTKRFNTSINPFLSQDNTLSEPVFNWWKRLQLGNKNFLSYRVAELKVFEIFPGQESFMDSSPDRCRTCAVVGNSVNLLGSHYGSFIDFHDVVIRFNKAPTNGYEEKVGNKTTIRAMFPGSAMDLDNDTNLLFFPFKTLHLEWLTTAFTTTYTSNETVKTTIRANKDLVMVLNPNFISYVHHDWLGRKGKYPSSGFLGLMVAMHICDEVNVFGFGADRNGDWRHYWEKLPKPHIRTGVHGGSTEYKVIQDLKLRQKINFFTGF, via the exons ATGAAGGACCAAATGAAAAAGGGATGGCTCTTCCTACTGACGTCTGTCACATTGACACTGGGCCTATTCGGGATTGCTCTAAACTACAAAACGGACAAACAAGTGCTGACTTCTTTGACTGAGAGATCTTCTCAGTTGTGGCACCGGATCCTGCCTCAGGATTtacgtctgtgtgcgtgcaatcGATGTGTtacagatgatgatgatgaatggtTTACGAAGCGTTTCAACACGTCAATCAATCCGTTTTTGTCACAAGACAACACTCTCTCAGAGCCGGTGTTCAACTGGTGGAAG AGATTGCAGCTTGGCAATAAAAACTTCCTCAGCTACAGAGTGGCCGAGCTGAAGGTGTTTGAGATTTTCCCAGGACAAGAGAGCTTCATGGACTCCAGCCCTGATCGCTGCAGGACCTGTGCTGTGGTTGGGAATTCAGTTAATTTGCTGGGGTCTCACTATGGATCGTTCATTGACTTTCATGATGTCGTCATTAG ATTCAATAAAGCTCCTACCAATGGCTACGAGGAAAAAGTTGGGAACAAAACTACTATTCGCGCCATGTTTCCAGGGAGTGCTATGGACCTGGATAACGACACAAATCTCTTGTTTTTTCCCTTCAAAACACTGCACCTGGAGTGGCTCACTACCGCCTTTACCACAACATATACATCAAA CGAAACTGTGAAAACTACCATCAGAGCAAATAAGGATTTG GTAATGGTTTTAAATCCTAATTTCATCAGCTATGTCCACCACGATTGGTTGGGAAGGAAAGGAAAGTATCCATCGTCAGGTTTCCTGGGTTTGATGGTGGCTATGCACATTTGTGATGAA GTCAATGTCTTTGGATTTGGAGCAGACAGAAATGGAGACTGGAGACACTACTGGGAAAAACTTCCCAAACCTCATATAAGAACTGGAGTTCATGGTGGATCGACAGAGTATAAAGTCATTCAGGATCTTAAACTCAGGCAAAAAATTAATTTCTTCACTGGGTTTTAA